Proteins encoded together in one Shewanella acanthi window:
- the era gene encoding GTPase Era yields MTKKTDLPGIDAANASNEPSLDELLARMNAASTAAPTVHYDVTYCGMVAIVGRPNVGKSTLLNRLLGQKISITSKKPQTTRHRIMGIHTDGPRQIVFIDTPGLHIEEQRAINRLMNRAAASSLADVSMVIFVVDGMTWTADDEMVLSKLRRGGEERKTVLAINKVDNIKDKEALFPYLEEIAKKYPFDEILPVSASKGTNVKRILDMASESLPENPFFFPEDYVTDRSQRFMASEIVREKLMRFLGDELPYDATVEIEQFKMMENGVYQINALILVEREGQKRMVIGSKGERIRTIATQARLDMETLFDNKVFLEVWVKVKSGWADDERALRSLGYGDD; encoded by the coding sequence ATGACCAAAAAAACAGACTTGCCAGGTATCGATGCCGCAAACGCGAGCAATGAGCCGAGCTTAGATGAATTACTGGCAAGGATGAATGCAGCAAGTACAGCTGCGCCAACGGTGCACTATGATGTGACCTATTGTGGTATGGTAGCGATTGTTGGCCGCCCAAACGTGGGTAAATCGACCTTACTGAATCGTTTGCTTGGGCAAAAAATCAGTATCACCTCGAAAAAACCGCAAACCACTCGTCATCGCATCATGGGTATTCATACCGATGGTCCGCGTCAAATCGTGTTTATCGATACCCCAGGTCTGCACATTGAAGAGCAGCGCGCCATCAACCGTTTGATGAACCGCGCCGCGGCAAGTTCATTAGCCGATGTGTCTATGGTCATTTTTGTGGTCGATGGCATGACTTGGACCGCTGATGACGAAATGGTGCTCAGCAAATTACGCCGTGGCGGTGAAGAGCGTAAAACCGTTCTTGCTATTAACAAAGTCGATAATATCAAAGACAAAGAAGCGCTTTTCCCTTATTTGGAAGAGATTGCGAAGAAGTACCCCTTCGATGAAATTCTGCCGGTTTCAGCGAGTAAAGGCACTAACGTTAAACGCATTCTGGATATGGCATCAGAATCTCTGCCCGAGAATCCCTTCTTCTTCCCTGAAGATTATGTGACCGACCGTTCCCAGCGCTTTATGGCCTCTGAGATCGTCCGAGAAAAACTGATGCGTTTTTTAGGGGATGAATTACCCTACGACGCCACGGTGGAAATCGAGCAGTTCAAGATGATGGAGAACGGCGTATATCAAATTAACGCCCTAATCCTTGTTGAGCGTGAAGGCCAAAAACGTATGGTGATTGGTAGCAAAGGTGAGCGCATTCGCACCATCGCCACCCAAGCCCGTCTCGATATGGAAACCCTGTTTGATAACAAAGTGTTCCTCGAAGTGTGGGTGAAGGTGAAATCCGGCTGGGCCGACGATGAGCGCGCCCTACGAAGCCTTGGTTACGGCGACGATTAA
- the pdxJ gene encoding pyridoxine 5'-phosphate synthase encodes MSGILLGVNIDHIATLRNARGTSYPDPVHAAAVAEHAGADGITIHLREDRRHIIDRDVYLLAKTLKTRMNFECAVTEEMLNIACEVKPTYVCLVPEKRQEVTTEGGLDVAGQLDKITAAVTRLAAEGIKVSLFIDADKDQIDAAHASGAPLIEIHTGCYADAKTDEEAAKELARITEMAKYAHGKGLIVNAGHGLHYHNVKPIAAIPELYELNIGHAIVARAAIDGLATAVKDMKTLMLEGRRGE; translated from the coding sequence ATGAGCGGTATTTTATTGGGTGTCAACATCGACCACATCGCCACTTTGCGTAACGCCCGTGGTACTAGTTATCCAGATCCCGTTCATGCAGCAGCCGTTGCAGAGCATGCTGGCGCCGATGGTATTACCATTCATTTGCGTGAAGACAGACGCCACATCATCGACCGCGATGTTTATTTACTGGCTAAGACCCTGAAGACGCGAATGAACTTCGAGTGCGCCGTCACTGAAGAAATGCTCAATATCGCCTGTGAAGTCAAACCCACTTACGTTTGTTTGGTCCCAGAGAAGCGTCAAGAAGTGACCACTGAGGGTGGTTTGGATGTGGCGGGACAATTAGACAAGATCACCGCAGCAGTGACGCGCTTAGCCGCAGAGGGCATTAAAGTGTCATTATTTATCGATGCCGATAAAGACCAGATTGACGCAGCACATGCCTCTGGCGCGCCATTAATCGAAATCCATACCGGTTGTTACGCCGATGCGAAAACCGACGAGGAAGCGGCAAAAGAGCTTGCTCGCATCACCGAAATGGCGAAATACGCCCACGGCAAAGGCTTAATTGTCAATGCAGGTCATGGATTGCATTACCACAACGTTAAACCGATTGCGGCCATTCCTGAGCTCTATGAGCTTAATATCGGTCACGCAATTGTCGCCCGTGCGGCAATTGATGGTTTAGCGACGGCGGTTAAGGATATGAAAACCCTGATGCTAGAAGGGCGCAGAGGCGAGTAA
- a CDS encoding SoxR reducing system RseC family protein gives MMEEVARVIGSDNQGWLTVEVELKSTCKNCSSSESCGTSAVAQAFSAKTQQFSIQSERACDVGEMLKLGLPESVILKAAALVYVVPLLGLFVGALLGQFLATFVELNSDLLAIVFAMLGTAIAWLFGKAKAKQLEGESQPVILAYLGKTITVENQ, from the coding sequence ATGATGGAGGAAGTGGCGCGCGTCATTGGTAGTGATAATCAGGGGTGGCTGACGGTTGAAGTTGAGCTAAAAAGTACCTGCAAAAACTGCAGTAGCAGTGAGTCCTGTGGCACATCTGCAGTAGCACAAGCCTTTAGCGCCAAAACCCAACAATTTTCGATTCAAAGCGAGCGCGCCTGTGATGTGGGCGAGATGCTTAAATTAGGCTTGCCCGAGAGCGTTATCTTAAAAGCAGCGGCACTGGTTTATGTCGTACCACTATTAGGCTTATTTGTTGGCGCACTTTTAGGCCAGTTTCTAGCCACTTTCGTTGAGCTTAATAGCGATTTATTGGCCATCGTGTTTGCAATGTTAGGTACTGCAATAGCTTGGTTATTTGGTAAAGCTAAAGCCAAACAGCTCGAAGGCGAGTCACAGCCAGTGATTTTGGCCTACCTAGGGAAAACAATCACCGTCGAAAATCAATAA
- the recO gene encoding DNA repair protein RecO, with protein MKRGYVLHHRPYRESSALVNLLVDGVGRVDAVARLGSGKRSIKSILQPFQPLIFEFSGKSELKNLTQIEAAAPAIPLSGYSLYAGMYINELLMRTLSVHHNAEALFFIYHQSLIALATEFCESKLRYLELALLRELGAMPSLIRDTQGEPLMSDYFYQLIPEHGFQFVLNSRARHAYQGEMLIALNDNQLIEPQFMSAKRLMRAMLQPLLGNKPLVSRQLFINAAHSTNSTSLISSTNATKSQPNTGNN; from the coding sequence ATGAAACGTGGTTATGTTCTGCATCATCGTCCCTATCGCGAATCCAGCGCACTGGTCAATCTCTTGGTTGATGGTGTAGGGCGCGTTGATGCAGTTGCCAGACTCGGCAGTGGCAAACGTTCGATTAAGAGTATTCTTCAGCCTTTTCAGCCGCTAATTTTCGAGTTCAGCGGCAAGTCCGAGCTAAAAAACTTAACCCAAATTGAGGCCGCGGCGCCCGCCATTCCCTTAAGCGGTTATAGCCTCTATGCTGGCATGTATATCAACGAGTTGTTGATGCGTACTCTATCGGTACACCACAACGCTGAAGCGCTTTTTTTTATCTACCATCAATCCTTGATAGCGCTAGCAACGGAGTTTTGTGAGTCCAAACTGCGTTACCTTGAGTTGGCACTGCTAAGGGAGCTCGGCGCTATGCCATCGCTTATTCGAGATACCCAAGGGGAGCCTCTAATGAGCGACTATTTTTATCAACTCATCCCTGAACATGGTTTTCAGTTTGTACTCAATAGCCGAGCGAGACACGCATATCAAGGTGAGATGCTTATCGCTTTGAATGATAATCAACTGATTGAACCGCAGTTTATGAGCGCTAAGCGTTTGATGCGCGCTATGCTGCAGCCTTTACTTGGCAATAAACCGCTCGTAAGCAGGCAGTTGTTTATCAATGCGGCTCATTCAACAAACTCAACTAGTTTAATAAGCTCAACTAACGCAACTAAATCACAGCCCAATACAGGGAATAATTAA
- the rnc gene encoding ribonuclease III has protein sequence MEPIKNLPRLCRTLGYEFKNMDLLTQALTHRSAANKHNERLEFLGDSILSIVISDALYHQFPKATEGDLSRMRATLVRGDTLTLIAKAFKLGDYLFLGPGELKSGGFRRESILADAVEAIIGAIYLDSDLEVCRKLLLNWYAERLAEIQPGVNQKDAKTLLQEYLQGLKKPLPDYQVINIEGDAHDQTFTVECRINDLSQSVIGVASSRRKAEQIAAAQVLELLKK, from the coding sequence ATGGAACCGATTAAGAATTTGCCACGTCTGTGCCGTACCTTAGGTTATGAGTTCAAAAATATGGACTTATTAACCCAGGCATTGACCCATAGAAGTGCGGCAAATAAGCACAATGAGCGTTTAGAATTTTTAGGCGATTCGATTCTATCAATTGTGATTTCGGATGCGTTATATCACCAATTTCCAAAGGCAACCGAAGGTGATTTGAGTCGTATGCGGGCAACGCTTGTTCGCGGTGACACCTTAACGCTTATTGCGAAGGCATTTAAGCTAGGGGATTATCTGTTTTTAGGCCCTGGTGAGCTGAAAAGTGGTGGCTTTAGACGTGAATCCATCCTTGCCGATGCGGTTGAGGCCATTATCGGTGCGATTTACTTAGATTCGGATTTAGAGGTTTGCCGTAAACTGTTACTTAACTGGTATGCAGAGCGTCTCGCCGAAATCCAACCAGGCGTGAACCAAAAAGACGCTAAAACCCTATTACAGGAATATTTACAGGGCCTTAAGAAACCGCTTCCCGATTACCAAGTGATCAATATAGAAGGCGATGCCCACGATCAAACATTCACTGTTGAATGTCGTATAAATGACTTGAGTCAGAGCGTTATCGGTGTCGCGAGTTCGCGTCGTAAGGCCGAGCAAATTGCCGCTGCTCAAGTATTGGAGTTACTGAAGAAATGA
- a CDS encoding DUF962 domain-containing protein, with protein sequence MKSAVEQLSTYKSVHLDKRNIQTHFIGIPMIIWAAFLLLATIRISLGPIGELSLGVILGACVLAYYVRLHLRLALGLFLFVIPVVYTTELAVRSADALWLGLGVFIIGWIFQLIGHHYEKAKPAFVDDLNQLLIGPFFLMAELYFMLGLEKPLNDEITPIALEKRRQLEARLKTQSVR encoded by the coding sequence ATGAAATCAGCCGTCGAGCAGTTATCAACCTATAAAAGTGTGCACTTGGATAAACGTAATATCCAAACCCACTTTATTGGCATTCCAATGATTATCTGGGCGGCTTTTTTACTGCTAGCGACGATTCGCATTTCCCTTGGCCCCATAGGTGAATTAAGCCTTGGGGTGATTTTAGGCGCCTGTGTATTGGCTTACTATGTACGTTTACATTTGCGCCTAGCGCTTGGACTGTTTTTATTTGTGATCCCCGTGGTCTATACCACAGAGCTTGCAGTACGCTCCGCCGATGCCTTATGGCTAGGGTTAGGCGTATTCATTATTGGATGGATATTCCAACTCATTGGTCATCATTATGAAAAGGCAAAACCTGCCTTTGTCGATGATTTAAACCAATTACTAATTGGGCCATTTTTTCTGATGGCAGAACTGTATTTTATGTTGGGGCTTGAAAAGCCACTTAACGATGAGATTACGCCGATAGCCCTTGAAAAGCGACGCCAACTGGAGGCAAGACTTAAAACACAAAGCGTAAGATAG
- a CDS encoding MucB/RseB C-terminal domain-containing protein: MRLILLALLAFVFPVVAAEDMPAKVWLEKMSQALKEKEFKASIIQLQADHIRPLVYLHGKVNNQEVAFLEYLNGPPKNAVRVGNRVTFIEHDQPAYSIQSNHIQGVWPAAFSAKMSDLEVGYQFVLGGRTRIAGRPGQMIRLLPNDEYRYGFQIWLDMDTYLPLRYDMLTQDKQLLEQIMVIELVEFNEPPSILQEAFKQEWPAVIDQAERQDGQNWQFSWLPAGFSVVVRDHHRLIGSHEAVEYIALTDGLANISVYVARAGSTPLPEELITRNGLSLVSESVGNAEVVAVGKVPTETLARIAKSLMLE, encoded by the coding sequence TTGCGTCTAATCCTGTTGGCTTTGTTAGCTTTCGTCTTCCCAGTTGTTGCCGCGGAAGATATGCCTGCCAAGGTTTGGCTTGAGAAAATGAGCCAAGCCTTAAAAGAGAAAGAATTTAAAGCATCGATTATTCAACTTCAGGCCGATCATATTCGGCCTTTGGTTTATCTTCATGGTAAGGTAAATAATCAAGAAGTCGCTTTCCTCGAATACCTCAATGGTCCACCGAAAAATGCCGTTCGAGTAGGCAACAGAGTCACCTTTATCGAACACGACCAGCCTGCTTACAGTATTCAATCTAACCATATTCAGGGCGTGTGGCCTGCGGCATTTTCGGCCAAAATGAGCGATTTGGAAGTGGGTTATCAATTTGTGCTCGGGGGCAGAACTCGTATTGCGGGACGTCCTGGGCAGATGATCCGCCTATTACCTAACGATGAGTATCGCTACGGTTTTCAAATCTGGCTTGATATGGACACCTATTTACCACTGCGTTACGACATGTTGACTCAAGATAAACAATTACTTGAGCAAATCATGGTGATTGAGCTGGTTGAGTTTAATGAGCCGCCTTCAATCCTGCAGGAAGCCTTTAAGCAAGAATGGCCCGCAGTGATTGACCAAGCCGAGCGTCAAGATGGACAAAACTGGCAATTCTCATGGTTACCAGCGGGCTTTAGTGTAGTTGTTCGCGATCACCATAGATTAATAGGCAGTCACGAAGCCGTCGAGTACATCGCGCTTACCGATGGCCTTGCCAATATTTCTGTTTATGTGGCGAGAGCCGGCTCTACGCCCTTACCAGAGGAACTGATTACCCGTAACGGCCTGTCGTTGGTTTCTGAGAGTGTGGGCAATGCCGAGGTGGTTGCAGTGGGTAAAGTCCCAACTGAAACCTTAGCTCGTATCGCTAAGAGCTTGATGCTGGAGTAG
- a CDS encoding HlyC/CorC family transporter: MDAISTSALLLFLLVLILISAYFSGSETAMMTLNRYRLRHLASNGHKGAQRALHLLDRPDKLIGVILIGNNLVNILAAQVATIIGMRLYGDMGMAIATGVLTLLVLVFAEVTPKTLAALHPEPIAFPSSFLLRWLLVILSPLVRVMNIITSSLLRLIGVHSVKTNEALSQEELRTVVHEAGALIPQRHQEMLLSILDLEKVTVEDIMVPRSDIYAINVNDDFKYINRQVIQSPHTRVLVYRDTIDDAVGFIHLRDALRLQSKEQFSKSSLLRAVKELYFIPEGTPLNVQLANFQHNKERIGLVVDEYGDIQGLVTLEDILEEIVGDFTTSMLATPSEDINVQQDGSYLIDASITIRDLNKEMKWDFPTDGPKTLNGLILEYLEDIPSENTSLRLAGYPLEVIEVADNMIKTVRIIPQHYQQPR, from the coding sequence TTGGACGCTATATCGACAAGCGCACTCCTTCTTTTCTTGCTAGTGCTAATCCTCATCTCAGCCTACTTTTCAGGCTCAGAAACCGCCATGATGACCCTTAACCGCTATCGTTTAAGACATCTCGCCTCAAATGGTCACAAAGGGGCACAGCGTGCACTGCATCTACTCGATCGCCCAGATAAACTAATCGGCGTGATCCTCATCGGCAACAACCTTGTCAATATCTTAGCTGCGCAGGTTGCGACCATCATAGGCATGCGTTTATACGGCGACATGGGGATGGCCATTGCAACTGGCGTCTTAACTCTACTTGTACTGGTATTTGCCGAAGTGACTCCCAAAACCTTGGCGGCGTTGCACCCAGAACCTATCGCCTTCCCCTCCAGTTTTTTACTCCGCTGGTTATTAGTGATTTTGTCACCATTGGTACGGGTAATGAACATCATTACCTCATCGTTGTTGCGCCTGATTGGGGTTCATTCGGTGAAAACTAATGAGGCTCTCAGCCAAGAGGAACTTCGTACCGTTGTTCATGAGGCCGGCGCCCTTATCCCCCAGCGCCATCAAGAAATGCTGTTATCGATTCTAGATTTAGAAAAAGTCACAGTAGAAGACATCATGGTGCCACGCTCGGATATCTATGCCATTAATGTTAATGATGACTTTAAATATATCAATCGTCAGGTAATCCAAAGCCCACACACCCGCGTACTGGTTTATCGCGATACCATTGACGATGCTGTTGGTTTTATCCATTTACGCGATGCTCTTCGCTTACAATCTAAAGAACAATTCAGTAAGTCTTCCTTACTTCGCGCCGTAAAAGAACTGTACTTTATTCCCGAAGGCACGCCACTCAACGTGCAGCTGGCTAATTTCCAGCATAACAAAGAGCGTATCGGCTTAGTTGTAGATGAATACGGTGATATTCAAGGCCTTGTGACACTTGAAGATATTCTCGAAGAAATTGTTGGGGACTTTACCACCTCAATGCTCGCCACTCCGAGCGAAGATATTAACGTGCAGCAGGATGGCAGCTACTTAATCGATGCCAGCATCACCATCCGCGATCTCAATAAAGAAATGAAGTGGGACTTCCCAACCGATGGCCCGAAAACACTCAACGGTCTTATCTTGGAATATTTAGAGGATATCCCGTCGGAAAATACCAGTTTACGCCTCGCTGGCTACCCCCTCGAAGTCATCGAGGTCGCCGATAATATGATTAAAACAGTACGTATTATCCCACAGCATTATCAGCAGCCACGCTAA
- the lepA gene encoding translation elongation factor 4 — translation MKHIRNFSIIAHIDHGKSTLSDRLIQVCGGLSDREMDAQVLDSMDLERERGITIKAQSVTLEYKAKNGETYQLNFIDTPGHVDFSYEVSRSLAACEGALLVVDAGQGVEAQTLANCYTALDMNLDVVPILNKIDLPQADPERVAAEIEDIVGIDAMDAVRCSAKTGVGIDDVLEVIVDQIPPPEGDPDAPLQALIIDSWFDSYLGVVSLVRIKNGVLKKGDKFKVMSTGQNHTADRVGIFTPKQTDKTELKTGEVGFVIAGIKEIHGAPVGDTLTLAKHGAEKPLPGFKKVKPQVYAGVFPISTDEYENFRDALNKLSLNDASLFFEPESSSALGFGFRIGYLGLLHMEIIQERLEREYDLDLITTAPTVVYEVVLTSGETIYVDNPADLPAINNIEEMREPIVEANILVPKEYLGNVITLCIEKRGTQVNMVYHGNQVAVTYHLPMAEVVMDFFDRLKSTSRGYASLEYNFIRFDPADMVRLDILINGDRVDALAMIIHRSNIRHRGLALVEKMKELIPRQMFDIAIQAAVGSQIIARSTVKALRKDVTAKCYGGDVSRKKKLLNKQKEGKKRMKQVGNVEVPQEAFLAVLKLNE, via the coding sequence ATGAAACACATTAGAAACTTCTCAATTATTGCCCATATCGACCATGGTAAATCGACGCTATCAGATCGTCTAATTCAGGTTTGTGGCGGTTTATCCGATCGTGAAATGGATGCTCAAGTTCTTGATTCTATGGATTTAGAGCGTGAGCGTGGTATCACGATTAAGGCGCAAAGCGTTACGTTGGAATACAAAGCTAAAAACGGCGAAACATACCAACTTAACTTTATTGATACGCCTGGTCACGTGGACTTCTCCTATGAAGTTTCCCGTTCATTAGCCGCCTGTGAAGGTGCTTTGCTGGTAGTCGATGCTGGCCAAGGTGTTGAAGCGCAAACCTTAGCAAACTGCTACACCGCATTAGACATGAATCTTGATGTGGTGCCAATCCTGAACAAAATCGACTTACCACAGGCCGATCCTGAGCGCGTAGCCGCCGAGATTGAAGACATCGTGGGTATCGATGCGATGGATGCAGTGCGCTGCTCCGCCAAAACCGGTGTGGGTATCGATGACGTATTAGAAGTTATCGTTGACCAAATTCCACCGCCTGAAGGCGATCCTGATGCGCCACTTCAAGCACTTATCATCGACTCTTGGTTCGACAGCTACTTAGGCGTTGTCTCTTTAGTACGTATTAAAAATGGTGTACTGAAGAAGGGCGATAAGTTCAAGGTGATGTCTACTGGACAAAACCACACCGCCGATCGCGTGGGTATTTTCACGCCAAAACAAACCGACAAAACCGAGCTTAAAACCGGTGAAGTAGGTTTCGTTATCGCGGGTATTAAAGAGATTCACGGTGCGCCAGTAGGTGACACCTTAACGCTGGCTAAGCATGGCGCAGAGAAGCCATTACCTGGTTTTAAGAAAGTGAAACCTCAGGTTTATGCCGGTGTATTCCCTATTTCTACCGATGAATACGAGAACTTCCGTGACGCACTGAACAAGCTGAGTTTGAACGATGCTTCCTTATTCTTCGAACCAGAAAGTTCATCTGCATTAGGCTTTGGTTTCCGTATTGGTTACTTAGGCTTGCTCCACATGGAAATCATTCAGGAGCGTTTAGAGCGTGAGTATGATCTTGACCTGATTACCACAGCTCCAACGGTTGTGTACGAAGTCGTGTTGACCAGCGGCGAAACCATCTATGTTGATAACCCAGCAGATTTACCTGCCATTAATAACATTGAAGAGATGCGTGAGCCAATCGTTGAAGCTAACATTCTGGTACCAAAAGAATACTTAGGTAACGTAATCACTCTATGTATCGAAAAACGTGGTACCCAAGTGAACATGGTATACCACGGTAACCAAGTGGCTGTGACTTACCATCTGCCAATGGCGGAAGTGGTGATGGACTTCTTCGACCGTCTGAAATCAACCAGCCGCGGTTATGCGTCACTCGAATATAACTTTATTCGCTTCGATCCTGCTGATATGGTGCGTTTAGACATCCTGATCAACGGTGATCGCGTTGACGCGTTAGCGATGATTATTCACCGCTCTAACATTCGTCACCGTGGTTTGGCGTTGGTTGAGAAGATGAAAGAACTTATTCCACGCCAAATGTTTGATATCGCGATTCAGGCCGCCGTAGGCAGCCAGATCATTGCCCGTTCTACCGTAAAAGCCCTGCGTAAAGACGTCACGGCTAAGTGTTACGGTGGTGACGTTTCCCGTAAGAAGAAACTCTTAAATAAACAAAAAGAGGGTAAAAAACGGATGAAACAAGTGGGTAACGTCGAAGTACCACAAGAGGCCTTCCTCGCGGTACTGAAGCTAAACGAGTAA
- the lepB gene encoding signal peptidase I, with protein sequence MAAYFSLILVLVTLTSGLIWLVDVLAFAPKRRESLAQAKAAQPELSEEAEYNIVREPAVVETAHSIFPVIAFVLILRSFIYEPFQIPSGSMMPTLLVGDFILVEKFSYGLKDPVWRSKLIETGEPKRGDVIVFKYPENPQIDYIKRVIGLPGDRIIYRNKQLMIQKACDESQTNCPEPEVVARTEISRGDFTQDGVPLLRYQEQLSDVAHDILINPSRPDMLGYFKREAGLPAGEFLVPEGHYFTMGDNRDNSTDSRFWGFVPEANLVGKAVAIWISFEFDRTEADFLPTWVPSGVRFERVGGIK encoded by the coding sequence ATGGCAGCCTATTTTTCCCTTATTTTAGTGCTGGTCACCCTGACATCAGGGCTGATTTGGTTAGTCGATGTGCTGGCATTTGCCCCCAAACGCCGTGAAAGTTTGGCCCAAGCAAAGGCCGCTCAGCCTGAGTTGAGCGAAGAGGCTGAATACAATATAGTTCGTGAGCCTGCCGTGGTTGAAACCGCGCACTCTATCTTCCCGGTTATCGCTTTTGTATTGATTCTCCGCTCATTTATTTATGAGCCATTCCAAATTCCATCGGGTTCTATGATGCCAACCCTGTTGGTTGGTGATTTTATTTTGGTCGAAAAGTTTAGCTATGGCCTTAAAGACCCGGTTTGGCGATCTAAACTGATTGAAACGGGTGAGCCTAAGCGCGGTGATGTGATTGTGTTTAAATATCCAGAGAATCCGCAAATTGACTATATCAAGCGCGTCATTGGTTTACCGGGTGACAGAATTATTTACCGCAATAAGCAGTTGATGATTCAAAAAGCCTGTGATGAATCCCAAACCAACTGTCCAGAGCCAGAAGTCGTTGCCCGTACCGAAATTAGCCGTGGCGATTTTACGCAGGATGGCGTGCCTTTACTGCGCTATCAAGAGCAGCTTAGCGATGTGGCACACGATATTTTAATTAACCCGAGTCGCCCTGACATGTTGGGCTATTTTAAACGTGAAGCAGGACTCCCTGCGGGGGAGTTCTTAGTGCCAGAAGGTCATTACTTTACTATGGGGGATAACCGCGATAACAGTACCGATAGTCGTTTCTGGGGCTTTGTACCAGAGGCTAACTTAGTCGGGAAAGCAGTCGCTATTTGGATTAGTTTTGAATTTGACCGCACAGAAGCAGATTTCCTGCCGACTTGGGTACCAAGTGGCGTGCGTTTTGAGCGAGTAGGTGGAATTAAGTAG
- the acpS gene encoding holo-ACP synthase, whose amino-acid sequence MAIVGLGTDIVEIGRIEAQVARGGDRLAKRVLTEAELEIYLNHSQPSRYLAKRFAAKEAAAKALGTGIGRGVSFQHIHIGNNSDGAPTIQFTDGARSRLELLKGAVGHISIADEKSYAIATVILESV is encoded by the coding sequence ATGGCAATTGTCGGTTTAGGTACAGATATCGTTGAGATTGGGCGCATTGAGGCACAGGTTGCACGTGGCGGTGACCGGTTAGCAAAGCGAGTGCTAACGGAAGCTGAGCTTGAGATTTACCTAAATCATAGTCAGCCAAGTCGATACCTCGCCAAACGTTTTGCGGCAAAGGAAGCCGCCGCTAAGGCACTAGGAACGGGTATCGGCCGAGGCGTGTCGTTTCAACATATCCACATTGGCAACAATAGTGATGGTGCGCCGACCATTCAGTTTACCGATGGTGCGCGCTCAAGGCTCGAGTTACTTAAGGGCGCGGTTGGCCATATCTCTATCGCCGATGAAAAGTCCTACGCTATTGCTACGGTTATACTCGAATCTGTTTGA
- a CDS encoding sigma-E factor negative regulatory protein yields MDKLGQEWVSAAVDGETDAQTLAELAADTHSHNKWHNYHLIGDAMRGELPQTMVLDLSASIAAAIELEPAIVAPQAASTATPAVVNSAQSKVVPLFKQFGQYAIAATVAMFAIVGVQNFSEPSDDAASPSPVLMTRPLVGSASPVSLQTGPAPQNQSYTNDQMNEQRRRINTYIQDHMLQQRLNTGAVVEDNSEVIPVPVNQ; encoded by the coding sequence ATGGATAAATTAGGTCAAGAATGGGTATCTGCCGCTGTCGATGGAGAGACGGATGCACAGACGTTGGCAGAATTAGCCGCTGATACACATTCGCATAATAAATGGCATAACTACCATTTAATTGGTGATGCTATGCGAGGTGAATTGCCTCAGACAATGGTGTTAGATCTTTCTGCAAGTATTGCCGCTGCAATTGAGCTTGAACCTGCCATTGTGGCACCACAAGCGGCATCAACTGCAACGCCAGCAGTGGTCAATTCTGCTCAAAGCAAGGTTGTGCCACTGTTCAAGCAATTTGGCCAATACGCTATTGCTGCAACGGTTGCTATGTTTGCGATTGTTGGCGTACAGAATTTTAGTGAGCCAAGCGATGATGCAGCGTCTCCATCGCCAGTGTTAATGACCCGTCCTCTTGTGGGCAGTGCATCACCTGTGAGCTTACAGACGGGACCTGCACCACAAAACCAAAGCTATACTAATGATCAGATGAATGAGCAACGTCGTCGAATTAATACTTATATTCAAGATCATATGTTGCAACAACGATTGAATACCGGTGCAGTTGTTGAAGACAATAGCGAGGTTATTCCGGTTCCTGTCAATCAGTAG